The following proteins are co-located in the Solanum pennellii chromosome 8, SPENNV200 genome:
- the LOC107027175 gene encoding sweet protein mabinlin-4-like, whose protein sequence is MGKIMIVGAISLAILFMAATVCSSRIMTITIAEDALNPQTQSCQQQFQQAQQLRSCQQFLRHRSQQYEDQQIPREVQQCCNQLEQIQDPQCRCEGLMRVVQQEEQTGQVQGRQRQQMLQTAQNLPGLCRISPQRCEIQTVRSFF, encoded by the exons ATGGGTAAAATTATGATAGTTGGAGCCATTTCTTTAGCCATCCTTTTTATGGCAGCCACAGTTTGTAGCTCACGTATCATGACCATCACCATTGCTGAAGATGCTCTTAACCCTCAAACTCAAAGCTGCCAGCAGCAATTTCAACAG GCACAGCAGCTACGTTCATGCCAGCAGTTTCTAAGGCATAGGAGCCAGCAGTATGAGGACCAACAGATTCCTCGTGAGGTTCAACAATGTTGCAATCAGCTTGAACAGATACAAGACCCACAGTGCCGTTGCGAGGGACTAATGAGAGTGGTTCAACAAGAGGAACAAACAGGGCAAGTTCAAGGAAGACAGAGGCAACAAATGCTTCAAACTGCACAGAATTTGCCTGGTTTATGTAGAATTAGCCCACAACGATGTGAGATCCAAACTGTTCGCAGCTTCTTTTAA